In Rattus norvegicus strain BN/NHsdMcwi chromosome 3, GRCr8, whole genome shotgun sequence, a genomic segment contains:
- the Ctnnd1 gene encoding catenin delta-1 isoform X4 yields the protein MDDSEVESTASILASVKEQEAQFEKLTRALEEERRHVSAQLERVRVSPQDANSLMANGTLTRRHQNGRFVGDADLERQKFSDLKLNGPQDHNHLLYSTIPRMQEPGQIVETYTEEDPEGAMSVVSVETSDDGTTRRTETTVKKVVKTMTTRTVQPVPMGPDGLPVDASAVSNNYIQTLGRDFRKNGNGGPGPYVGQAGTATLPRNFHYPPDGYGRHYEDGYPGGSDNYGSLSRVTRIEERYRPSMEGYRAPSRQDVYGPQPQVRVGGSSVDLHRFHPEPYGLEDDQRSMGYDDLDYGMMSDYGTARRTGTPSDPRRRLRSYEDMIGEEVPPDQYYWAPLAQHERGSLASLDSLRKGMPPPPNWRQPELPEVIAMLGFRLDAVKSNAAAYLQHLCYRNDKVKTDVRKLKGIPILVGLLDHPKKEVHLGACGALKNISFGRDQDNKIAIKNCDGVPALVRLLRKARDMDLTEVITGTLWNLSSHDSIKMEIVDHALHALTDEVIIPHSGWEREPNEDCKPRHIEWESVLTNTAGCLRNVSSERSEARRKLRECDGLVDALIFIVQAEIGQKDSDSKLVENCVCLLRNLSYQVHREIPQAERYQEALPSVANSTGPHAASCFGAKKGKGKKPTEDPANDTVDFPKRTSPARGYELLFQPEVVRIYISLLKESKTPAILEASAGAIQNLCAGRWTYGRYIRSALRQEKALSAIADLLTSEHERVVKAASGALRNLAVDARNKELIGKHAIPNLVKNLPGGQQNSSWNFSEDTVVSILNTINEVIAENLEAAKKLRETQGIEKLVLINKSGNRSEKEVRAAALVLQTIWGYKELRKPLEKEGWKKSDFQVNLNNASRSQSSHSYDDSTLPLIDRNQKSDKKPDREEIPMSNMGSNTKSLDNNYSTLNERGDHNRTLDRSGDLGDMEPLKGAPLMQDEGQESLEEELDVLVLDDEGNQVSYPPMKI from the exons AACGGCCGGTTTGTGGGCGATGCTGACCTTGAGAGACAGAAATTTTCAGATTTGAAACTCAACGGACCCCAG GATCACAACCACCTTCTGTATAGCACTATCCCCAGGATGCAGGAGCCAGGTCAGATCGTGGAAACCTACACAGAGGAGGACCCTGAAGGAGCCATGTCTGTTGTTTCTGTGGAGACCTCAGATGATGGGACCACTAGGCGCACAGAGACCACA GTCAAGAAAGTTGTGAAGACGATGACAACGCGGACAGTGCAGCCTGTCCCCATGGGGCCAGATGGGCTGCCTGTGGATGCCTCAGCAGTCTCCAATAACTATATCCAGACCTTGGGCCGTGATTTCCGCAAGAATGGCAATGGGGGCCCTGGTCCCTATGTGGGGCAGGCGGGCACTGCAACTCTTCCTAGGAACTTCCACTATCCTCCAGATGGGTATGGCCGACACTATGAAGATGGTTATCCAGGTGGCAGTGACAACTATGGCAGTCTGTCCCGAGTGACCCGAATTGAGGAGCGGTATAGGCCCAGCATGGAGGGCTACCGGGCACCCAGTAGACAAGATGTCTATGGGCCCCAGCCCCAGGTTCGAGTAGGTGGGAGCAGTGTAGATCTGCATCGTTTTCATCCAGAGCCTTATGGGCTAGAGGATGACCAGCGCAGCATGGGCTATGATGACCTAGATTACGGCATGATGTCTGATTATGGTACTGCCCGTCGGACAGGAACACCCTCGGACCCTCGACGACGCCTCAG GAGCTATGAAGACATGATTGGTGAAGAGGTGCCACCTGATCAGTACTATTGGGCTCCTTTAGCTCAGCACGAGCGGGGAAGTTTAGCAAGCTTGGATAGTCTGCGCAAGGGAATGCCCCCGCCTCCAAACTGGAGACAGCCTGAGCTGCCAGAGGTGATTGCCATGCTAGGCTTCCGCTTGGATGCTGTTAAGTCCAATGCAGCTGCATACCTGCAGCACTTATGCTACCGCAATGACAAGGTGAAGACTGATGTGCGGAAGCTCAAGGGCATCCCGATATTGGTAGGATTGTTAGACCATCCCAAAAAGGAAGTGCACCTCGGAGCCTGTGGAGCTCTCAAGAATATCTCTTTTGGACGTGACCAAGATAACAAGATTGCCATAAAAAACTGTGATGGTGTTCCTGCCCTGGTCAGATTGCTCCGAAAGGCTCGTGATATGGACCTGACTGAAGTGATTACTG GAACCCTGTGGAATCTCTCATCCCATGATTCAATCAAAATGGAGATTGTGGACCATGCGCTACACGCCTTGACAGATGAAGTTATCATTCCGCATTCTGGTTGGGAGAGAGAACCTAATGAAGACTGTAAGCCACGGCATATTGAATGGGAGTCagtgctcaccaacacagctggCTGCCTTAG AAATGTAAGCTCGGAGAGGAGTGAAGCCCGGCGGAAACTTCGGGAGTGTGATGGCCTAGTTGATGCCCTCATTTTCATTGTTCAGGCAGAAATTGGGCAGAAGGATTCAGACAGTAAA CTTGTGGAGAATTGTGTTTGCCTCCTTCGGAACTTATCATATCAAGTTCATCGTGAAATCCCACAGGCAGAGCGTTACCAGGAGGCACTTCCTAGTGTGGCTAACAGTACTGGGCCACATGCTGCCAGTTGCTTTGGGGCCAAGAAGGGCAAAG GGAAAAAGCCTACCGAGGATCCAGCAAATGATACAGTGGATTTCCCTAAAAGAACTAGTCCTGCTCGGG GCTATGAACTCTTATTTCAGCCAGAAGTGGTGCGAATATACATTTCACTCCTTAAGGAGAGCAAGACACCTGCCATCCTAGAAGCCTCGGCTGGAGCTATCCAGAACTTGTGTGCTGGGCGCTGGACA TATGGCAGATACATCCGCTCTGCTCTTCGTCAAGAGAAGGCTCTCTCTGCCATAGCTGACCTCCTGACCAGTGAACACGAGCGAGTAGTGAAAGCTGCCTCTGGGGCACTGAGAAATCTGGCTGTGGATGCTCGGAACAAAGAGTTAATTG GCAAACATGCTATTCCTAACTTGGTAAAGAATCTGCCAGGAGGTCAACAGAACTCCTCCTGGAATTTCTCTGAAGACACCGTGGTCTCTATATTGAACACCATCAACGAAGTTATTGCTGAGAACTTGGAAGCCGCCAAAAAGCTTCGAGAGACCCAGGGTATTGAGAAGCTGGTGTTGATCAACAAATCAGG GAATCGCTCAGAAAAAGAAGTCCGGGCAGCAGCTCTTGTCCTGCAGACAATCTGGGGCTATAAGGAGCTTCGGAAGCCACTGGAAAAAGAGGGGTGGAAGAAATCAGACTTCCAG GTGAATCTAAACAATGCATCTAGAAGCCAGAGCAGCCATTCATATGATGATAGCACTCTCCCCCTCATTGACCGGAACCAAAAATCAG ATAAGAAACCTGACCGGGAAGAAATTCCAATGAGCAATATGGGGTCAAACACAAAATCATTAG ATAACAACTATTCCACACTGAATGAGAGAGGAGACCACAACAGAACACTGGACCGATCTGGGGATTTGGGTGATATGGAGCCATTGAAGGGAGCACCCTTGATG CAGGACGAGGGGCAGGAATCTTTGGAGGAAGAGTTGGATGTGTTGGTTTTGGATGATGAGGGGAACCAAGTGTCTTACCCCCCCATG AAGATTTAG
- the Ctnnd1 gene encoding catenin delta-1 isoform X12 → MDDSEVESTASILASVKEQEAQFEKLTRALEEERRHVSAQLERVRVSPQDANSLMANGTLTRRHQNGRFVGDADLERQKFSDLKLNGPQDHNHLLYSTIPRMQEPGQIVETYTEEDPEGAMSVVSVETSDDGTTRRTETTVKKVVKTMTTRTVQPVPMGPDGLPVDASAVSNNYIQTLGRDFRKNGNGGPGPYVGQAGTATLPRNFHYPPDGYGRHYEDGYPGGSDNYGSLSRVTRIEERYRPSMEGYRAPSRQDVYGPQPQVRVGGSSVDLHRFHPEPYGLEDDQRSMGYDDLDYGMMSDYGTARRTGTPSDPRRRLRSYEDMIGEEVPPDQYYWAPLAQHERGSLASLDSLRKGMPPPPNWRQPELPEVIAMLGFRLDAVKSNAAAYLQHLCYRNDKVKTDVRKLKGIPILVGLLDHPKKEVHLGACGALKNISFGRDQDNKIAIKNCDGVPALVRLLRKARDMDLTEVITGTLWNLSSHDSIKMEIVDHALHALTDEVIIPHSGWEREPNEDCKPRHIEWESVLTNTAGCLRNVSSERSEARRKLRECDGLVDALIFIVQAEIGQKDSDSKLVENCVCLLRNLSYQVHREIPQAERYQEALPSVANSTGPHAASCFGAKKGKDEWFSRGKKPTEDPANDTVDFPKRTSPARGYELLFQPEVVRIYISLLKESKTPAILEASAGAIQNLCAGRWTYGRYIRSALRQEKALSAIADLLTSEHERVVKAASGALRNLAVDARNKELIGKHAIPNLVKNLPGGQQNSSWNFSEDTVVSILNTINEVIAENLEAAKKLRETQGIEKLVLINKSGNRSEKEVRAAALVLQTIWGYKELRKPLEKEGWKKSDFQVNLNNASRSQSSHSYDDSTLPLIDRNQKSDNNYSTLNERGDHNRTLDRSGDLGDMEPLKGAPLMKI, encoded by the exons AACGGCCGGTTTGTGGGCGATGCTGACCTTGAGAGACAGAAATTTTCAGATTTGAAACTCAACGGACCCCAG GATCACAACCACCTTCTGTATAGCACTATCCCCAGGATGCAGGAGCCAGGTCAGATCGTGGAAACCTACACAGAGGAGGACCCTGAAGGAGCCATGTCTGTTGTTTCTGTGGAGACCTCAGATGATGGGACCACTAGGCGCACAGAGACCACA GTCAAGAAAGTTGTGAAGACGATGACAACGCGGACAGTGCAGCCTGTCCCCATGGGGCCAGATGGGCTGCCTGTGGATGCCTCAGCAGTCTCCAATAACTATATCCAGACCTTGGGCCGTGATTTCCGCAAGAATGGCAATGGGGGCCCTGGTCCCTATGTGGGGCAGGCGGGCACTGCAACTCTTCCTAGGAACTTCCACTATCCTCCAGATGGGTATGGCCGACACTATGAAGATGGTTATCCAGGTGGCAGTGACAACTATGGCAGTCTGTCCCGAGTGACCCGAATTGAGGAGCGGTATAGGCCCAGCATGGAGGGCTACCGGGCACCCAGTAGACAAGATGTCTATGGGCCCCAGCCCCAGGTTCGAGTAGGTGGGAGCAGTGTAGATCTGCATCGTTTTCATCCAGAGCCTTATGGGCTAGAGGATGACCAGCGCAGCATGGGCTATGATGACCTAGATTACGGCATGATGTCTGATTATGGTACTGCCCGTCGGACAGGAACACCCTCGGACCCTCGACGACGCCTCAG GAGCTATGAAGACATGATTGGTGAAGAGGTGCCACCTGATCAGTACTATTGGGCTCCTTTAGCTCAGCACGAGCGGGGAAGTTTAGCAAGCTTGGATAGTCTGCGCAAGGGAATGCCCCCGCCTCCAAACTGGAGACAGCCTGAGCTGCCAGAGGTGATTGCCATGCTAGGCTTCCGCTTGGATGCTGTTAAGTCCAATGCAGCTGCATACCTGCAGCACTTATGCTACCGCAATGACAAGGTGAAGACTGATGTGCGGAAGCTCAAGGGCATCCCGATATTGGTAGGATTGTTAGACCATCCCAAAAAGGAAGTGCACCTCGGAGCCTGTGGAGCTCTCAAGAATATCTCTTTTGGACGTGACCAAGATAACAAGATTGCCATAAAAAACTGTGATGGTGTTCCTGCCCTGGTCAGATTGCTCCGAAAGGCTCGTGATATGGACCTGACTGAAGTGATTACTG GAACCCTGTGGAATCTCTCATCCCATGATTCAATCAAAATGGAGATTGTGGACCATGCGCTACACGCCTTGACAGATGAAGTTATCATTCCGCATTCTGGTTGGGAGAGAGAACCTAATGAAGACTGTAAGCCACGGCATATTGAATGGGAGTCagtgctcaccaacacagctggCTGCCTTAG AAATGTAAGCTCGGAGAGGAGTGAAGCCCGGCGGAAACTTCGGGAGTGTGATGGCCTAGTTGATGCCCTCATTTTCATTGTTCAGGCAGAAATTGGGCAGAAGGATTCAGACAGTAAA CTTGTGGAGAATTGTGTTTGCCTCCTTCGGAACTTATCATATCAAGTTCATCGTGAAATCCCACAGGCAGAGCGTTACCAGGAGGCACTTCCTAGTGTGGCTAACAGTACTGGGCCACATGCTGCCAGTTGCTTTGGGGCCAAGAAGGGCAAAG ATGAGTGGTTCTCTAGAG GGAAAAAGCCTACCGAGGATCCAGCAAATGATACAGTGGATTTCCCTAAAAGAACTAGTCCTGCTCGGG GCTATGAACTCTTATTTCAGCCAGAAGTGGTGCGAATATACATTTCACTCCTTAAGGAGAGCAAGACACCTGCCATCCTAGAAGCCTCGGCTGGAGCTATCCAGAACTTGTGTGCTGGGCGCTGGACA TATGGCAGATACATCCGCTCTGCTCTTCGTCAAGAGAAGGCTCTCTCTGCCATAGCTGACCTCCTGACCAGTGAACACGAGCGAGTAGTGAAAGCTGCCTCTGGGGCACTGAGAAATCTGGCTGTGGATGCTCGGAACAAAGAGTTAATTG GCAAACATGCTATTCCTAACTTGGTAAAGAATCTGCCAGGAGGTCAACAGAACTCCTCCTGGAATTTCTCTGAAGACACCGTGGTCTCTATATTGAACACCATCAACGAAGTTATTGCTGAGAACTTGGAAGCCGCCAAAAAGCTTCGAGAGACCCAGGGTATTGAGAAGCTGGTGTTGATCAACAAATCAGG GAATCGCTCAGAAAAAGAAGTCCGGGCAGCAGCTCTTGTCCTGCAGACAATCTGGGGCTATAAGGAGCTTCGGAAGCCACTGGAAAAAGAGGGGTGGAAGAAATCAGACTTCCAG GTGAATCTAAACAATGCATCTAGAAGCCAGAGCAGCCATTCATATGATGATAGCACTCTCCCCCTCATTGACCGGAACCAAAAATCAG ATAACAACTATTCCACACTGAATGAGAGAGGAGACCACAACAGAACACTGGACCGATCTGGGGATTTGGGTGATATGGAGCCATTGAAGGGAGCACCCTTGATG AAGATTTAG
- the Ctnnd1 gene encoding catenin delta-1 isoform X8 yields MDDSEVESTASILASVKEQEAQFEKLTRALEEERRHVSAQLERVRVSPQDANSLMANGTLTRRHQNGRFVGDADLERQKFSDLKLNGPQDHNHLLYSTIPRMQEPGQIVETYTEEDPEGAMSVVSVETSDDGTTRRTETTVKKVVKTMTTRTVQPVPMGPDGLPVDASAVSNNYIQTLGRDFRKNGNGGPGPYVGQAGTATLPRNFHYPPDGYGRHYEDGYPGGSDNYGSLSRVTRIEERYRPSMEGYRAPSRQDVYGPQPQVRVGGSSVDLHRFHPEPYGLEDDQRSMGYDDLDYGMMSDYGTARRTGTPSDPRRRLRSYEDMIGEEVPPDQYYWAPLAQHERGSLASLDSLRKGMPPPPNWRQPELPEVIAMLGFRLDAVKSNAAAYLQHLCYRNDKVKTDVRKLKGIPILVGLLDHPKKEVHLGACGALKNISFGRDQDNKIAIKNCDGVPALVRLLRKARDMDLTEVITGTLWNLSSHDSIKMEIVDHALHALTDEVIIPHSGWEREPNEDCKPRHIEWESVLTNTAGCLRNVSSERSEARRKLRECDGLVDALIFIVQAEIGQKDSDSKLVENCVCLLRNLSYQVHREIPQAERYQEALPSVANSTGPHAASCFGAKKGKDEWFSRGKKPTEDPANDTVDFPKRTSPARGYELLFQPEVVRIYISLLKESKTPAILEASAGAIQNLCAGRWTYGRYIRSALRQEKALSAIADLLTSEHERVVKAASGALRNLAVDARNKELIGKHAIPNLVKNLPGGQQNSSWNFSEDTVVSILNTINEVIAENLEAAKKLRETQGIEKLVLINKSGNRSEKEVRAAALVLQTIWGYKELRKPLEKEGWKKSDFQVNLNNASRSQSSHSYDDSTLPLIDRNQKSDKKPDREEIPMSNMGSNTKSLDNNYSTLNERGDHNRTLDRSGDLGDMEPLKGAPLMKI; encoded by the exons AACGGCCGGTTTGTGGGCGATGCTGACCTTGAGAGACAGAAATTTTCAGATTTGAAACTCAACGGACCCCAG GATCACAACCACCTTCTGTATAGCACTATCCCCAGGATGCAGGAGCCAGGTCAGATCGTGGAAACCTACACAGAGGAGGACCCTGAAGGAGCCATGTCTGTTGTTTCTGTGGAGACCTCAGATGATGGGACCACTAGGCGCACAGAGACCACA GTCAAGAAAGTTGTGAAGACGATGACAACGCGGACAGTGCAGCCTGTCCCCATGGGGCCAGATGGGCTGCCTGTGGATGCCTCAGCAGTCTCCAATAACTATATCCAGACCTTGGGCCGTGATTTCCGCAAGAATGGCAATGGGGGCCCTGGTCCCTATGTGGGGCAGGCGGGCACTGCAACTCTTCCTAGGAACTTCCACTATCCTCCAGATGGGTATGGCCGACACTATGAAGATGGTTATCCAGGTGGCAGTGACAACTATGGCAGTCTGTCCCGAGTGACCCGAATTGAGGAGCGGTATAGGCCCAGCATGGAGGGCTACCGGGCACCCAGTAGACAAGATGTCTATGGGCCCCAGCCCCAGGTTCGAGTAGGTGGGAGCAGTGTAGATCTGCATCGTTTTCATCCAGAGCCTTATGGGCTAGAGGATGACCAGCGCAGCATGGGCTATGATGACCTAGATTACGGCATGATGTCTGATTATGGTACTGCCCGTCGGACAGGAACACCCTCGGACCCTCGACGACGCCTCAG GAGCTATGAAGACATGATTGGTGAAGAGGTGCCACCTGATCAGTACTATTGGGCTCCTTTAGCTCAGCACGAGCGGGGAAGTTTAGCAAGCTTGGATAGTCTGCGCAAGGGAATGCCCCCGCCTCCAAACTGGAGACAGCCTGAGCTGCCAGAGGTGATTGCCATGCTAGGCTTCCGCTTGGATGCTGTTAAGTCCAATGCAGCTGCATACCTGCAGCACTTATGCTACCGCAATGACAAGGTGAAGACTGATGTGCGGAAGCTCAAGGGCATCCCGATATTGGTAGGATTGTTAGACCATCCCAAAAAGGAAGTGCACCTCGGAGCCTGTGGAGCTCTCAAGAATATCTCTTTTGGACGTGACCAAGATAACAAGATTGCCATAAAAAACTGTGATGGTGTTCCTGCCCTGGTCAGATTGCTCCGAAAGGCTCGTGATATGGACCTGACTGAAGTGATTACTG GAACCCTGTGGAATCTCTCATCCCATGATTCAATCAAAATGGAGATTGTGGACCATGCGCTACACGCCTTGACAGATGAAGTTATCATTCCGCATTCTGGTTGGGAGAGAGAACCTAATGAAGACTGTAAGCCACGGCATATTGAATGGGAGTCagtgctcaccaacacagctggCTGCCTTAG AAATGTAAGCTCGGAGAGGAGTGAAGCCCGGCGGAAACTTCGGGAGTGTGATGGCCTAGTTGATGCCCTCATTTTCATTGTTCAGGCAGAAATTGGGCAGAAGGATTCAGACAGTAAA CTTGTGGAGAATTGTGTTTGCCTCCTTCGGAACTTATCATATCAAGTTCATCGTGAAATCCCACAGGCAGAGCGTTACCAGGAGGCACTTCCTAGTGTGGCTAACAGTACTGGGCCACATGCTGCCAGTTGCTTTGGGGCCAAGAAGGGCAAAG ATGAGTGGTTCTCTAGAG GGAAAAAGCCTACCGAGGATCCAGCAAATGATACAGTGGATTTCCCTAAAAGAACTAGTCCTGCTCGGG GCTATGAACTCTTATTTCAGCCAGAAGTGGTGCGAATATACATTTCACTCCTTAAGGAGAGCAAGACACCTGCCATCCTAGAAGCCTCGGCTGGAGCTATCCAGAACTTGTGTGCTGGGCGCTGGACA TATGGCAGATACATCCGCTCTGCTCTTCGTCAAGAGAAGGCTCTCTCTGCCATAGCTGACCTCCTGACCAGTGAACACGAGCGAGTAGTGAAAGCTGCCTCTGGGGCACTGAGAAATCTGGCTGTGGATGCTCGGAACAAAGAGTTAATTG GCAAACATGCTATTCCTAACTTGGTAAAGAATCTGCCAGGAGGTCAACAGAACTCCTCCTGGAATTTCTCTGAAGACACCGTGGTCTCTATATTGAACACCATCAACGAAGTTATTGCTGAGAACTTGGAAGCCGCCAAAAAGCTTCGAGAGACCCAGGGTATTGAGAAGCTGGTGTTGATCAACAAATCAGG GAATCGCTCAGAAAAAGAAGTCCGGGCAGCAGCTCTTGTCCTGCAGACAATCTGGGGCTATAAGGAGCTTCGGAAGCCACTGGAAAAAGAGGGGTGGAAGAAATCAGACTTCCAG GTGAATCTAAACAATGCATCTAGAAGCCAGAGCAGCCATTCATATGATGATAGCACTCTCCCCCTCATTGACCGGAACCAAAAATCAG ATAAGAAACCTGACCGGGAAGAAATTCCAATGAGCAATATGGGGTCAAACACAAAATCATTAG ATAACAACTATTCCACACTGAATGAGAGAGGAGACCACAACAGAACACTGGACCGATCTGGGGATTTGGGTGATATGGAGCCATTGAAGGGAGCACCCTTGATG AAGATTTAG
- the Ctnnd1 gene encoding catenin delta-1 isoform X2, with protein MDDSEVESTASILASVKEQEAQFEKLTRALEEERRHVSAQLERVRVSPQDANSLMANGTLTRRHQNGRFVGDADLERQKFSDLKLNGPQDHNHLLYSTIPRMQEPGQIVETYTEEDPEGAMSVVSVETSDDGTTRRTETTVKKVVKTMTTRTVQPVPMGPDGLPVDASAVSNNYIQTLGRDFRKNGNGGPGPYVGQAGTATLPRNFHYPPDGYGRHYEDGYPGGSDNYGSLSRVTRIEERYRPSMEGYRAPSRQDVYGPQPQVRVGGSSVDLHRFHPEPYGLEDDQRSMGYDDLDYGMMSDYGTARRTGTPSDPRRRLRSYEDMIGEEVPPDQYYWAPLAQHERGSLASLDSLRKGMPPPPNWRQPELPEVIAMLGFRLDAVKSNAAAYLQHLCYRNDKVKTDVRKLKGIPILVGLLDHPKKEVHLGACGALKNISFGRDQDNKIAIKNCDGVPALVRLLRKARDMDLTEVITGTLWNLSSHDSIKMEIVDHALHALTDEVIIPHSGWEREPNEDCKPRHIEWESVLTNTAGCLRNVSSERSEARRKLRECDGLVDALIFIVQAEIGQKDSDSKLVENCVCLLRNLSYQVHREIPQAERYQEALPSVANSTGPHAASCFGAKKGKDEWFSRGKKPTEDPANDTVDFPKRTSPARGYELLFQPEVVRIYISLLKESKTPAILEASAGAIQNLCAGRWTYGRYIRSALRQEKALSAIADLLTSEHERVVKAASGALRNLAVDARNKELIGKHAIPNLVKNLPGGQQNSSWNFSEDTVVSILNTINEVIAENLEAAKKLRETQGIEKLVLINKSGNRSEKEVRAAALVLQTIWGYKELRKPLEKEGWKKSDFQVNLNNASRSQSSHSYDDSTLPLIDRNQKSDKKPDREEIPMSNMGSNTKSLDNNYSTLNERGDHNRTLDRSGDLGDMEPLKGAPLMQDEGQESLEEELDVLVLDDEGNQVSYPPMKI; from the exons AACGGCCGGTTTGTGGGCGATGCTGACCTTGAGAGACAGAAATTTTCAGATTTGAAACTCAACGGACCCCAG GATCACAACCACCTTCTGTATAGCACTATCCCCAGGATGCAGGAGCCAGGTCAGATCGTGGAAACCTACACAGAGGAGGACCCTGAAGGAGCCATGTCTGTTGTTTCTGTGGAGACCTCAGATGATGGGACCACTAGGCGCACAGAGACCACA GTCAAGAAAGTTGTGAAGACGATGACAACGCGGACAGTGCAGCCTGTCCCCATGGGGCCAGATGGGCTGCCTGTGGATGCCTCAGCAGTCTCCAATAACTATATCCAGACCTTGGGCCGTGATTTCCGCAAGAATGGCAATGGGGGCCCTGGTCCCTATGTGGGGCAGGCGGGCACTGCAACTCTTCCTAGGAACTTCCACTATCCTCCAGATGGGTATGGCCGACACTATGAAGATGGTTATCCAGGTGGCAGTGACAACTATGGCAGTCTGTCCCGAGTGACCCGAATTGAGGAGCGGTATAGGCCCAGCATGGAGGGCTACCGGGCACCCAGTAGACAAGATGTCTATGGGCCCCAGCCCCAGGTTCGAGTAGGTGGGAGCAGTGTAGATCTGCATCGTTTTCATCCAGAGCCTTATGGGCTAGAGGATGACCAGCGCAGCATGGGCTATGATGACCTAGATTACGGCATGATGTCTGATTATGGTACTGCCCGTCGGACAGGAACACCCTCGGACCCTCGACGACGCCTCAG GAGCTATGAAGACATGATTGGTGAAGAGGTGCCACCTGATCAGTACTATTGGGCTCCTTTAGCTCAGCACGAGCGGGGAAGTTTAGCAAGCTTGGATAGTCTGCGCAAGGGAATGCCCCCGCCTCCAAACTGGAGACAGCCTGAGCTGCCAGAGGTGATTGCCATGCTAGGCTTCCGCTTGGATGCTGTTAAGTCCAATGCAGCTGCATACCTGCAGCACTTATGCTACCGCAATGACAAGGTGAAGACTGATGTGCGGAAGCTCAAGGGCATCCCGATATTGGTAGGATTGTTAGACCATCCCAAAAAGGAAGTGCACCTCGGAGCCTGTGGAGCTCTCAAGAATATCTCTTTTGGACGTGACCAAGATAACAAGATTGCCATAAAAAACTGTGATGGTGTTCCTGCCCTGGTCAGATTGCTCCGAAAGGCTCGTGATATGGACCTGACTGAAGTGATTACTG GAACCCTGTGGAATCTCTCATCCCATGATTCAATCAAAATGGAGATTGTGGACCATGCGCTACACGCCTTGACAGATGAAGTTATCATTCCGCATTCTGGTTGGGAGAGAGAACCTAATGAAGACTGTAAGCCACGGCATATTGAATGGGAGTCagtgctcaccaacacagctggCTGCCTTAG AAATGTAAGCTCGGAGAGGAGTGAAGCCCGGCGGAAACTTCGGGAGTGTGATGGCCTAGTTGATGCCCTCATTTTCATTGTTCAGGCAGAAATTGGGCAGAAGGATTCAGACAGTAAA CTTGTGGAGAATTGTGTTTGCCTCCTTCGGAACTTATCATATCAAGTTCATCGTGAAATCCCACAGGCAGAGCGTTACCAGGAGGCACTTCCTAGTGTGGCTAACAGTACTGGGCCACATGCTGCCAGTTGCTTTGGGGCCAAGAAGGGCAAAG ATGAGTGGTTCTCTAGAG GGAAAAAGCCTACCGAGGATCCAGCAAATGATACAGTGGATTTCCCTAAAAGAACTAGTCCTGCTCGGG GCTATGAACTCTTATTTCAGCCAGAAGTGGTGCGAATATACATTTCACTCCTTAAGGAGAGCAAGACACCTGCCATCCTAGAAGCCTCGGCTGGAGCTATCCAGAACTTGTGTGCTGGGCGCTGGACA TATGGCAGATACATCCGCTCTGCTCTTCGTCAAGAGAAGGCTCTCTCTGCCATAGCTGACCTCCTGACCAGTGAACACGAGCGAGTAGTGAAAGCTGCCTCTGGGGCACTGAGAAATCTGGCTGTGGATGCTCGGAACAAAGAGTTAATTG GCAAACATGCTATTCCTAACTTGGTAAAGAATCTGCCAGGAGGTCAACAGAACTCCTCCTGGAATTTCTCTGAAGACACCGTGGTCTCTATATTGAACACCATCAACGAAGTTATTGCTGAGAACTTGGAAGCCGCCAAAAAGCTTCGAGAGACCCAGGGTATTGAGAAGCTGGTGTTGATCAACAAATCAGG GAATCGCTCAGAAAAAGAAGTCCGGGCAGCAGCTCTTGTCCTGCAGACAATCTGGGGCTATAAGGAGCTTCGGAAGCCACTGGAAAAAGAGGGGTGGAAGAAATCAGACTTCCAG GTGAATCTAAACAATGCATCTAGAAGCCAGAGCAGCCATTCATATGATGATAGCACTCTCCCCCTCATTGACCGGAACCAAAAATCAG ATAAGAAACCTGACCGGGAAGAAATTCCAATGAGCAATATGGGGTCAAACACAAAATCATTAG ATAACAACTATTCCACACTGAATGAGAGAGGAGACCACAACAGAACACTGGACCGATCTGGGGATTTGGGTGATATGGAGCCATTGAAGGGAGCACCCTTGATG CAGGACGAGGGGCAGGAATCTTTGGAGGAAGAGTTGGATGTGTTGGTTTTGGATGATGAGGGGAACCAAGTGTCTTACCCCCCCATG AAGATTTAG